In one Oryza glaberrima chromosome 2, OglaRS2, whole genome shotgun sequence genomic region, the following are encoded:
- the LOC127762422 gene encoding protein TIC 55, chloroplastic yields the protein MTTPRATTTTSPFSSLLLLPISPSTATPPRRARTPPPAVAHGGVRWTAGGRRRRRGCRAAAAVVEDGVLLPKEQEDDDDEASSSAARYDWREEWYPLYLAKEVPDDAALPLTVFDRQLVLYRDAAGVLRCHEDRCPHRLAKLSEGQLVDGKLECLYHGWQFDGEGKCVKIPQLPDGAKIPRNACARSYEVRDSQGVVWAWMSGTNPPDERKLPWFEPYARPGFTDLSTVHELPYDHSILLENLMDPAHVPISHDRTDWTAKREDAQPLFFEVTERTPRGFAGYWGKQRTPHLRNLLRFEAPCVLTNTLEFVDKDGKEQCFSAHFLCRPAGQGKSMLLVRFGSTQTSPLVKVLPRWYFHQNACKVFEQDMGFLSSQNEVLLREKVPTKELYLNLRSSDTWVAEYRRWMDRAGHGMPYYFGHSTLSPPPVPAVVEQAPAGAVAGMSASFPAKGGVGATHAPNPTNRYFRHVVHCKGCRDSVKRYASLKNAFAALAAAAVAAAILAATRQLKAVLLASAAALAAASYACNWVLSLITTNFIRTHRRL from the coding sequence ATGACGACGcctcgcgccaccaccaccacgtcgcccttctcctctctcctcctcctcccgatctccccctccaccgcgactcctccgcgccgcgccaggacgccgccgccggcggtggcacATGGCGGCGTGCGGTGGACGgctggcgggaggcggcgacggcgagggtgccgggcggcggcggcggtggtcgaggACGGCGTGCTTCTCCCCAAAGAacaggaggacgacgacgacgaggcgtcgtcgtcggcggcgagataCGACTGGAGGGAGGAGTGGTACCCGCTGTACCTCGCCAAGGAGGTGCCCGACGACGCCGCGCTGCCGCTCACGGTGTTCGACCGGCAGCTGGTGCTGtaccgcgacgccgccggcgtgctccgCTGCCACGAGGATCGGTGCCCGCACAGGCTAGCCAAGCTATCCGAGGGCCAGCTCGTGGACGGCAAGCTGGAGTGCCTGTACCACGGGTGGCAGTTCGACGGCGAGGGCAAGTGCGTCAAGATCCCGCAGCTCCCCGACGGCGCCAAGATCCCGcgcaacgcgtgcgcgcgcaGCTACGAGGTGCGGGACTCGCAGGGCGTGGTGTGGGCGTGGATGTCGGGGACCAACCCGCCGGACGAGCGGAAGCTGCCGTGGTTCGAGCCGTACGCGCGGCCGGGGTTCACCGACCTGTCCACGGTGCACGAGCTCCCCTACGACCACTCCATCCTCCTCGAGAACCTCATGGATCCCGCGCACGTCCCCATCTCCCACGACCGCACCGACTGGACGGCGAAGCGGGAGGATGCGCAGCCGCTCTTCTTCGAGGTCACCGAGCGGACGCCGCGCGGGTTCGCTGGATACTGGGGGAAGCAAAGGACGCCACACCTTCGCAACCTGCTCCGGTTCGAGGCGCCGTGCGTGCTTACCAACACGCTGGAGTTCGTCGACAAGGACGGCAAGGAGCAGTGCTTCTCGGCGCACTTCCTCTGCCGCCCCGCGGGGCAGGGGAAGTCGATGCTGCTCGTTCGGTTCGGATCCACCCAGACGTCGCCGCTGGTGAAGGTGCTCCCGAGGTGGTACTTCCACCAGAACGCGTGCAAGGTGTTCGAGCAGGACATGGGGTTCCTGTCGTCGCAGAACGAGGTGCTGCTCCGGGAGAAGGTGCCGACCAAGGAGCTCTACCTCAACCTCCGGTCGTCGGACACGTGGGTGGCGGAGTACCGGAGGTGGATGGACAGGGCGGGGCACGGCATGCCGTACTACTTCGGGCACAgcacgctgtcgccgccgccggtgccggccgTCGTCGAGCAGGCGCCGGCGGGGGCGGTCGCCGGGATGTCCGCGTCGTTCCCGGCcaagggcggcgtcggcgccacgCACGCGCCCAACCCGACCAACAGGTACTTCCGCCACGTCGTGCACTGCAAGGGGTGCAGGGACAGCGTCAAGAGGTACGCCTCGCTCAAGAACGccttcgccgccctcgccgcggcggcggtggcggcggccatccTGGCGGCGACCAGGCAATTGAAGGCCGTCCTGCTGGCGTccgcggccgcgctcgccgcggcgtcgtACGCGTGTAACTGGGTGCTGTCTCTCATCACGACCAATTTTATTAGGACACACAGGAGACTGTAA